A window from Fragaria vesca subsp. vesca linkage group LG5, FraVesHawaii_1.0, whole genome shotgun sequence encodes these proteins:
- the LOC101293003 gene encoding NADH dehydrogenase [ubiquinone] 1 beta subcomplex subunit 3-B-like, with the protein MGSSKPLGTTGEFFRRRDEWRKHPMLSNQLRHATPGLGIALVAFGVYLVGEQFYNRVIAPPSSSSHSSSSH; encoded by the coding sequence ATGGGAAGCAGCAAGCCGCTGGGAACCACCGGAGAGTTTTTCAGGAGGAGGGACGAGTGGAGGAAGCACCCCATGCTTTCGAATCAGCTCCGCCACGCCACTCCTGGCCTCGGCATCGCTCTCGTCGCCTTCGGCGTCTACTTGGTCGGCGAGCAGTTCTACAACCGCGTCATCGCTCCTCCTTCTTCCTCTTCTCACTCATCCTCTTCTCACTGA